The window TACCAGATCGACCCGAAGAACTCGTGGCTGGTCGCCGCGTGCGAGAAGGACCTCCCGATCTTCGTGCCGGGCTGGGAGGATTCGACGCTCGGCAACATCTTCGTCTCGCACGTGCTCTCGGGTGACATCAAGAGCTACTCCACGGTGAAGAGCGGCCTCGAGACGATGGGCGCGCTCGCGCGCTGGTACGTGCACACGACCATGGGCAAGACGCTCGAAGAGCTGCCCGAGGTGGAGGGCTCGCACGACGAGGGCGTGGTGGAGATGCGCGCGATCGCGGGCAACGAGGCGCTGCGCACGGTGGGCTTCTTCCAGATCGGCGGCGGCATCGCGGGCGACTTCCCGATCTGCGTCGTCCCGATGATCCATCAGGATCTGCGCCGCCCGTGCCCGTACTGGGGCTACTTCTGCCAGATCAGCGACTCGACCACGAGCTACGGCTCCTACTCGGGCGCGGTGCCGAACGAGAAGATCACCTGGGGCAAGCTCGACGTGACCACGCCGCGCTTCGTGATCGAGAGCGACGCCACGATCGTGGCGCCGCTGATCTTCGCGCACGTGCTGGGCTGGTGAGGTCGCCATGGCTGAGCTGCTGACCTCCGAGAATCTCATCGCGCTGCTGACGCTCGCCGGGCTCGAGATCGTGCTCGGCATCGACAACATCGTCTTCATCTCGATCCTGTGCGGGAAGCTCCCGCCCGATCAGCAGGTGAAGGCGCGCCAGATCGGCCTCGGGCTCGCGATGGGCATGCGCATCCTGCTGTTGCTCGCGATCAGCTGGGTGATGGGGCTGACGCAGCCGCTGTTCTCCGTGATGAGCCACTCGTTCACGGGCCGCGATCTGATTCTCCTGTTCGGCGGCCTCTTCCTCGTCGCGAAGGCGACCTGGGAGATTCACGACAAGCTCGAGGGCGAGGCGCACGGGCCCGAGGGCAAGCAGGCGACGGCTGCGTTCGGCGCGATCCTCTTCCAGATCGTGTTGCTCGACCTCGTGTTCTCGCTCGACTCGGTGATTACGGCCGTCGGCATGGCGAGCGAGATCGCGATCATGATCGCCGCGGTGGTGATCGCGGTCGGCGTGATGCTCGTCTTCGCGGGCGCGATCAGCGCGTTCATCGAGCGCCACCCGACGATGAAGATGCTCGCGCTCTCGTTCCTGCTGCTGATCGGCGTAGTGCTCGTGGCCGACGGCTTCGGTCAGCACGTCTCGAAGGGCTACATCTACTTCGCGATGGCCTTCTCGCTGTTCGTCGAGATCATGAACATCCGCATCCGCAAGCCACACGCGCCGCCGGTTCATCTTCATCAGAGCTACGTGGACGAGGGCGCAGCGAAGTCCTGAGATTCCGCTTGCTCCCGCTCGCGCGCAGCAATTAGGCTGAGCGCATGACGCTGAACGACACCTCGCGGCTTTGACTGCGGCTCTCGCGCGGAGCGCTGATCGCGCTCTTCGCGGCGACCTTCCTCGACGAATTCGCCTCCGGCGTCGCGCCGGTCTCCGCGCCTGACCTCGCGGACGAGTTCGGCCTCGCGCCCGGCTTCGCGTCGGGTCTCGTCATCGCGGCGTACATGTCGCTGGCGCTGCTCGTCGAGGCGCCAATCCTCGCGTGGGCCGAGCGCTGGAGAGTGCGCGCGGTCTCCGCTTCCGCGCTCGCGGTGCTCGCCGCCGCGATGGCGCTCTCCGCTGCGGCGCCGAACGTGTGGGTGCTGCTCGCGGCGCTCGCGCTCTACGGCCCGGCGAGCGGCATCGCGCTCGCTGCGAGCGAGGGCACGCTCGTCGAGGCGCGCCCGCACGAGCGCGAGCGCACGCTCACGCGCCTCACGTTCGCGGGCATCGCGGGCGATGCGCTGGTGCCGCTGCTGCTGCTCGCGGCAGTTCCGCTCGGCCTCGGCTGGCGCGCCGTCGCGTGGCTCGCGGCGGCGGCGGCCCTCGCGCTCGCGGTCGTGCACTGGCGCACGCCGTCACTCGATCGCCCGTTCGCGCTTGACGGCGACGGTGAGGTCGACGACGAAGGCGCAGGCGAGGGCGAGCCGCGTCCACCGCTGCGCGAGCTCGCGCACGTCGTCCGCAACAACCCCGCGCTCGTGGGCTGGCTCGCGGTCGCGCTCGTGTCGGAGTTGCTCGACGAGGTGCTCGTCGCCTTCTCCGCCGCGCACCTCGCCGAGTTCGCGACGCCGCAGCAGCGCATGCTCGTGATCGGCGCCTGGACGCTCGGCGACGTCGTGGGAATCGTGCTGCTGGATGCCGCGCTGCATCGCGTCCGCCCGCTGCGCGCGCTGCGCTTCAGCGCGGTGGTCGCCGCGCTCGCGCTCGTCGCGTTCTGGCTCACGCGCAGCCCCGTGCTTGCCGCGCTCGCGCTCGGCTTCGTGGGCGCCGCGTCGATCACGTTCCATCCGCTCTTGCGCGCGCGCGCCTACGCCGCGCTGCCTGGCCGCCCCGCGATGGTGAACGCCATCAACGCGCTGCTGCAGCCCGCGCACCTCGCGTCACCGCTCGCGCTCGCGTGGATCGCGGGCGCGCACGGAACCTCCGCCGCGATGGGGCTCCTGTGTCTCGCGCCGATCGCGGTGGCGGTCGCGGCGTTTCGGGCGCGTGACGTCCACAGCGCGGCCTGATCAGTCCCAGCTCTTCCGATAGTTCACACCCAGGTTGCTCGTCTCGCCCGTCGTCTCTGCGCGCACGCTGAACGCGCGCGAGAGCGCGTAGTGGAGGCGCACGAGGTGCGAGGCGGCTTCGAGGCCGTACTCGTACTCGAGATAGAGCTTGTCGGTGAGGCGCTTGCCGAGTGCGACCGCGCGGCTCGATGCGTCGGCTTGCGCGCGCTCGCCGGTGTTGCGCAGCGAGATCTCGTCGAGGCCGACGCCGCGCGCGATGCGCTGCGAGATCGGCACGGCACTGTCGCCCTCGAAGATCGTGGCGGCGGCGGCCTGCAGCAGCGCAGTGTCGGCGCTCGATGCATCGGACACGCCGTGGCCGAGCACGATCCACGAGAGCTTCTCGGAATCGGGCACGGGCGGATTCGAGGTGAGGCGCGCGAGCGGCGACTTCAGCGTGCCGGTGAGCTCGACACCCGCCTCGACGGGCAGGTTCTTGCGCAGCGCGAGCGCGTCGAGCGCGGGGTCGTCGATCGCTCCGTTGAAGATCAGCGCGCCGCGCTCGATCTCGAGCTTCTGGCCGAATGCGCGATACGTGCCGCGGCTCGCGTCGATTTCGCCGAACGCGACGAGCGTGCCGTCCGCGAGCGTCTTCACGCGCAGCTTGCCGCGCAGGAACGTGTCGAGGCCGGAGCCGACGACGCGCAGGTCCTTGCCGGCGTCGAGCATCAGGTCGAGGTCGAGGCGCGCGCGCTGCGCCGCGCTCGGCGCGCGCTCGCGGCCGAGCACGACCACGTCGTCGCCGAGCCGAGCTTGCAGCGTGCGCGGCAACTCGAGGTAGCCGCGATCGGCGCGAAGCTCGCCGCGCAACTCGACGCCGCGCAGGCCGATCTTCGCGGACCCATCGCCCGAAACTTCCAGGTTTCGGTCGGGGCGATCGAGCACGCGCAGGCCCTCGGCCTTCCACGCGAGCGTCGCGGGCGAGCCGTCGAGCGGCGCACTCCCGCTCGCCGAGATCGCGCCCTTCGACGCGGTGAACGAGAGCGCGTCGACGTGCAGCGTGTCGGTCGTCAGGCGAGCCGTGAGCTTGCCGTCGCGCAGCGCGATGCCGGCGGTCGGCCAATCGAAGCGCAGCGCTTCGCCGTTCACGTCGCCGCTCAGCGCGGGCTTGCCCGCCGTGCCGCCTGCGCGCAGCGCGAGCGACGCGCGGCCCTCCACGCGCGCGGAGATGCCGAGCAGCCCGCCGAGCGCGCGGATCGAGGAGACCTCGGCATCGAGCTGCGCGTCGAGTGCGGACGTGCGCGCGAGCAGAGCTCGCCCCGGAGCCGCGCGCAGGTCGGCGCGCAGCGTGGCCTCGCCGAGCCGCTCGCCGGACACGCTCGCGGTCACGTGCGCGACGCTCGCTCCGAGCGCGGCGTCGATCCCGAGCGCGCGAACGCCGAGCGGCGCGCCGCCGAGCTGCGCGTCGCCGGAGGCGAGCTCGAGGCGCACCTGCCCGAGCTGCGCGGGATCGCGCGGCACGACCCACACGCCGCGAGCTCGGAGGTCGCCCGCGGCGCTCGCGTCGCCGCCCACGGCCGTGAGGGCATCGGCGAGCGAGAGATCGCTCGCGACGCCCGCAGTCTCGAGGCGGCGCTCGCTCAGCTCGAACGTGCCGACCGCCAGCTCGCCGCCCAGCGCCGCGATGCGCGCGGGGCCGAACGAGACTTCGCCGGGCGGTGCCCAGCGCAGGGCCGCGGGCTCGATCAAGCGAGCGGGCAGGCGGCCCGCGACTTCGAGCGCGAGCGCGCGCCCGGACCAGGCGCCGTCCCAGCCGCCCGCGAGCGAAGCGCTGAGGGAGACGCCGCTGCCACTGGCGCGCAGCTCGAGCGCGTGCGCCGCTAGTGGACCCCGCGCAGTCGCGCTCGCCGCATCGATGGACGCGCCTGCGATCGAGAGCGCGCTCGCCCGGAGCTCGGCGTCGATCTCGCGGGAGTCTCCCGTGATGCCCGCATCGAGCGCGAGCGCGCCGATCGCGACGCCGCCGGGCAGCGCGAGCTCGCTCGCATCCGCGCTCAGCGTGCCGCCGGGCGAGTCGAGCGAGCCGGTGAGCCGAGCCTCGACGCTGAGCTGCCCACGGAAATCGCCGCCGAGCGCGCCGAGATCAGGCGCAGCGATTGTTAGGTCGAGCGCGTCGCCGGGCGCACCGAACGCGCCCTTCGCGAGCAGCCGATTCGCGCCGAGGCGCAGCTCGGCGTCGGCGTCGCGCACGCGCCCCGCTTCGAGCGTCAGCACGCCTCGGCCTTCGAGCGCGCGCCCGCGGTAGCGGCTGCCCGTGAGCGCGTAGTCGAGGCGCGCGTTCCAGCGCGTGCCGAGCTCCCCGGCGGCGTCCAGCTCGCCCGAGAGCATCGCGCTCGGGAAGTCGCCGAGCGCCGCGGGATCGAACTCCGCGAACTTCGCGCGCGCCGAGAACGCGCTCGCGCCGTCCCACGCGCCACTGCCCGCAATCACGCCGCCGCCGATCGCGATGCGCACGTCGTCGGCGCGAACGCCATCGCCTTCGCGCACGAGCAGGCCGGTGATCTCGCGGCCCGGCTCGCGGAGCGCGAGCTGCGCCTCGAGCCGCGCCGCATCGATCGCGATGTCGGCATCGCCGGCGAGCTGCGTCGCGACGAGGTTCTCGTGAAGCGCGCGCAGATCGAGGCGCTCGAGCGCGAGGTCGAGGCGCAGCTCGCCCGACTCGAGCACGCCCGTTCCGCGAGCAGCGCCCGCTGCGCCGAGATCGCCGGCGATCTCCGAGAACGCCAGCGTGCCGCCGTCGACCGCGAGCGCGGCGGTCACGCGCTCGAGCGGCACCCGTGCCTGTGAGACCGGCCCCGCGGCCTCGTTCTCGGCGCGCAGCGCGCCGCGCAGGAGCACGTCAGTGGCGCCGCGCGCGTCGATCGCGACGGCGAGATCGCTGTGCGGCGCGCTCTCGCTCGCCACGAACTTCGCCGTGTCGAGGTGCTCGCTACGCAGCGTGATCGCGCCGAGCCACGGCCGCGCGAAGGAGGAGAAGCCGGCCGCGCCCGTGACGACCGACTCGGCGAGGGTTCCACGCAGCGCGAGCTCGGCGTCCATCAGCGAGCCGCTCGCGACGAGGTGCGCGCGCATGCGCGGCAGCGCGTCTCGCGCGAAGCGCACGTCGCCGCTCAGCGGAAACGGGCGCTCGCCGCCGACTCGCGCTTGTCCGGAGAACCTGCCCCACGGCGCCGCCATCGCGTCGAGCGTGGCTTCCAGTGCGTCCGTGCCCAGGCGCAGCGATCCGCGCACGCCGGAGAACTCGCCGCCGTCGCCGATCGTGAGGCGCGTGATCGCCACGCGCCGGGCCTCGATCGTGAAGGGCATGCCGATCTTCGGGGGGACGGTGGGCGGCTCGTCGCGGCGCGGGCCAGGCTCGACGTGGAGGTGGCCCACGCTGAGCGTGTCGATCGAGAGCCTCTGCTGCGCGAGCGCTCCCCAGCGCGGCGTGATCTCGACGCGCTCCGCAGTCGTCAGCGTCTCGCCGGTCTTCACGAGTACACGTTCCGCGCGCAGCGGGCCTAACAACGAGCCACTCGCCCCTTCGATCGCGACGCGCCCACCCGAGATCGTGGAGACACGCGCGCTGAACCACGCGAGCGCGGCCTCGGACTGCGCCGCCCACACGAGCGCGGCGCCGAACCCCGCGAGCGCGGCGAGCGCGATGAGGAGCGTGCGGCGCATCAGAACGTGAGCCCGAGCGAGAAGTGGAGCCGCACCGTGCCGTCGTCTTGCCCGTACGCGACATCGATGCGCAGCGGGCCGATGGGGCTGCGCGCGCGCATGCCGAGGCCGTAGCCGAGCGCGATGCCGGCCCATTCGTTCCAGGCGCTACCCGCGTCGACGAACGCCGCGGTGCCGAGGCGTTCGTTCCACCAGTGCGTCGCTTCGACGCTCGCGAGCGCGAAGTAGCGGCCACCGAGCACAGCGCCGCTTTCGTCATCCCCCAGCGATTCGAGGTCGTAGCCGCGCACACTCGTGGAGCCGCCCGTGCGGAAGAGCATCGACTGCGGGATTCCGCTCGAGCGCTTCGCGAGCACGCCGCCGGCTTCGACGCGCAGCGCGAGGTCGTCGCGCGGCGTGAGCGGGACGTAGTAAGCGGCGCGCGCAGTCGCGCGGCCGAACGTGCGCGTCGAGACGCCCGGCGGCGCGGCGCCGATCTGCAGCTGCGCCATCCAGCCGCGGCGCGGCGTGAGCAAGTCGTCCGTCGCGCGCCAGGTGTGCGCGTACTCCACGAGGAGCGCGTGGACGGATTCGGAGAGCACGCCCGCCGCCTTCTGGCGCGAAAACGCGAAGGTGGCGCTGAAGGCGGGCCGGCTGAACTCGTCGAGCGCGCTCGACTTCGCGACCAGCGAGACCTCGTCCGTGACGAGATCCTCGATGTCGCTGTGCTCGAAACGCAGCCCCGCGCTGTCCGACCAGCCGAAGCGCTCGGGCAGCGAGAGCTCGGTCTCGACGCCTTGCTCGAGGAAGTCCGCCTCGACGCGCGCGCGCAGGCGCAGCGCGCTGCTCGCGATGTCGTGGTCGCGGAACTCGATCGAGCCGTTGCCGTGGGCATCGGTGCCGTAGCCCGCGCCGAGCTCGATGCGGCGCGCGGGCGCCTCGATCACCGCGACTCGGGGGCCGCCGCGGCGTTCGCAGGGTCGGGATCGATGCCGACGTGTGCGCTCGCGAAGTAGCTCGTCGAGGCGAGGCGGCGCTGGAAGCGGTCGAGGCGCTCGCGGTCGTACGGCTCGCCTGGTTCGTACGGGCGCAGCGTCTCGACGCGGCGCGCGGCATAGCGCTCGAGGCCGTCGACCTAGACTTCGCCGAACGCGAAAGGCGGCCCGCTGTCGATCGTGAGGGACAGCTCCGCGCGCGCCTGCGCTGGATCGAGCTTCGCCTCGTTCGCGACGATCCTCGCCGCGGGCCAGCGGCGGCGCGCGATGCGATCGAGCGCCTGCGCCTTCGCCGCGGTCCAGCGCTCTTGCGTGAAGATCATGCCGTTCGCGAGCGCGAAGCCATCGCGTGCCTCGGCGAGCGCCTGCACGTCGAGTGGATCGCTCGACTCCGCAATCGCACCGCGGATCTCGACGTTCACCACGCGTACGCGCGTCACCGGCCCGCGCTCCACGACGACGCGCACGCGCATCGGCGCCTCGCCCGTGAACACCTCGCAGCGCATGCGCGGCGAGACGTAGCCGCGCGTGGCGAGAATCTCGCGCGCCTGCGTCTCGGCCTCGCTCGCGAGGCGCGTCAGCAGCTCCGCGTCGGGCGGCTCCTCGGCTTCGCGCCAGCGCATCAAGTCGAGGTCGGTCTCGAGCGCCTTCTTCAGCGAGCGCGGCGCCTTGATCTCGACGCGATACGACTCGTCGCGCGCCGCGGCCGGGAGCGCGAACAGCGCCGCGAGCGAGAGCGCGGCCAGCCCTGTGCGCAGCGATCTCAGCGCACACCTCGCACGCAGCGATTCATCGCGATCGGCAACGCGCAAGCTCCAGGCAGAAGTCGAGGAAGAGGCCGCATACGATATGAACTCATCGGCAGAAGGAGAGACGCGCTTGCCTGGCAAAGAAGTCGCCGCGCAGCTCACCCCGCAGAACGACAACTGGACCCGCGCGCTCGGCCTCGAGTTCGTGACGGTCACCCCAAAGCGCGTCGTCGCGAACCTCGAAGCGGGCCCGCAGCACCACCAGCCGTACGGCGTGCTTCACGGCGGCGTCTACTGCTCGATCGTGGAGGCGGTCGCGAGCTACGGCGCAGGGAACGCGGCGCTCGCGAACGGGCAGCGCGGCGTGCTCGGGGTTGCGAACAGCACCGACTTCTTCCGCTCGCACAGCGCGGGCCGCCTCGTGTGCGAGGGCCTGCCCGTGCACACGGGCCGCAGCGCGCACGTGTGGGAAGTGACCGTGAAGCGCGCGAGCGACGGCAAGCTCGTGGCGCGCGGGCAGGTGCGATTCCATGTGCTCCAGGAGCTGCCCGAAGAGCGCCGCCCCGAGCATGCAGACCTCGAAGGTAGGGATTAGTCGTGGCCATCTCGCTGCTGCGCTTCGACCTGCGCCGCGCGCCGTTCTCGCCCGCGGACCACGCCTCGCTGTATCGCGCGGCGCTCGAGATGGCCGAGTACGCCGACGCGCGCGGCTTCACCGCGATCTCGCTCTCCGAGCATCACGCCGTCGACGACGGCTTCTTGCCCTCGCCGATCGTCCTCGCTGCCGCGCTCGCGGCGCGCACGTCGAAGCTGCGCATCACGATCTCGGCGCTGCTCGCGACGCTCTACGACCCGGTGAAGCTCGCCGAGGATCTCGCGGTGCTCGACCTCACGAGCCGCGGACGCGTCTCGACCACGCTCGGCATGGGCTACCGGCCCGAGGAGTACGCGAGCTTCGGCAAGGACTTCGCCGCGCGGGGAAAGCTGCTCGACGAGTGCATTGAGTTGTTACTGAAGGCGTGGAGCGGCGAGCCGTTCGAGTGGCGGGGCCGCACGGTGCGCGTCACGCCGCGCTCGTTCACGCAGCCGCACCCGCCCGTGAACGCGGGCGGCCAGAGCCTCGCGGGCGCGCGCCGCGCCGCGCGCTTCGGCTTGCCCTATCAGCCCGCGAGCAACGACGCCGAGATGATCTCGCTCTACCAGAGCGAGTGCGCGCGGCTCGGCAAGAAGCCCGTCGTGTTGCCCCCCGGAAGCGGCGAGACGTTCTGGGTCGCGCGCGATCCCGAGAAGGCGTGGCGCGAGCTGGGGCCGTACTTGTTGTACGAAGCCACGACCTACTCGAGCTGGCAGCCCGCTTACCAGCAGAGTTCGACGGTGCACTCGCGCGCGAAGTCGATCGAGGACCTCCGCGCCGAAGGGAAGTTCCGCGTGCTCACGCCCGACGAGTGCGTCGCGCGCGCCAAGGCGCAGGGCCCGTGGTCGACGTTCGTGCTCTACCCGCTCTGCGGTGGCACGCCGCCCGAGCTCGGCTGGGAGAGCGTGAAGCTGTTCGCGGAAGAGGTGCTGCCGCGGGTGTGAGGGCGGGATGAAGCGGATCGCGATCGTCGCGCTCGGGCTCGTCGGATTCGCTGCGTCGTGCGTGGCGGCGCACTTCGCCGCAATCGAGCTGGGTCGCGAGGTCGTGACGCTGCGGACCCAGCGCGCCGACGGCACTGGGCAGGCGATCCGCCTGTGGGCCGTCGACGACGACGGCGCCGTGTGGGTCCACAGCGGGGGCGACGACTGGCTGCCGCGCTTTGCGAGCTCCGAGGTGACGCTCGAGCGCGGCGGCGTCGCTCGGCGCTACCGCGCGACGCCGATGCCCGGGCCCCACGAGCGCATCCACGAGTTGTTGCGGGCGAAGTATGGCTGGGTCGACCGCTGGGTTCGCTTCCTCGGTCCAGACGACGAAACCGTGTGCGCGGTGCGGCTGGACCCAATCTCGTGAAGGAGGCGTGCGATGGAGACGCGTAGGGGCGGCTGCCTGCGCGGTGCGCTCTGCTTCGACGTGAGCGGCCCGTCGCGCGCGGACTGGAATCGCGAGGCGCCGGACGCGGTGAGCTTCGACGAGGCGGCGACGTGACGACCCCAATTCTCATCGTCGGCGCCGGTCCCGCGGGCGCCTCGCTCGCCTACGCGCTCGCGGCGCGCGGCGTAGCGGTCACGCTCGTCGAGCGGCAGCGCGACTTCGCGCGTGAGTTTCGCGGCGAGGCGCTGATGCCGAGCGGGGTCGATGCGCTCGCGCAGCTCGGGCTCGGCGACGTGATCCCGTCGGTGCCACACCGCGTGCCCGACGCGATCGAGCTGTTTCGCGGTCGGAAGCTCGTGGCGCGCGTGCGCGCGAGCGAGGTGCTGCCGCCCGGCGTGCACGCCTACACCGTCTCGCAGCCGCATCTGCTCGAAGCAATCGTCGCTCGCGCGAGCCAGCACGCGGGCTTCACGCTGCTGCGCGGCGCCGCGGTGCGCGAGTTGTTACGGAACGCCGCGGGCCGCGTGTGCGGGGTGCGCGTGGACGGGGAGGGCGGCGCGCGCGAGCTCGCGGCGCGCTTCGTGGTCGGCGCGGATGGGCGCGCCTCGGTGGTGCGGCGCGGCGGCGGGTTCGCGGTGACGCAGATCTGGGCGCCCATGGACGTGGTGTGGGCGAGGCTGCCGTGGCCAGCTTGTTATGTGGATGCGCAGCCCGTGCGCGGCTACGTCGGTCACGGCCACCTGCTGATCGCGCTCCCGTCGCCGAGTGGCGGCCTCCAGGTGGCCTGGGTGATTCGCAAGGGCACCTACGGCGACCTGCGCAGCCGCGGCATCGAGGATTGGGTGCGCGCCATGGCGGATCACGTTTCGCCCGATCTCGCCGAGCACTTCCGCGCCAGCGCTGCGGCCGTGTCACGCCCGTTCCTGCTCGATGCGGAGACCGACCGCGTGCGCGGCTGGGCGAAGCCGGGTGCGCTGTTGATCGGCGACGCCGCGCACACGATGTCGCCCGTGGGCGCGCAGGGCATCAACGTCGCGCTGCGCGACGCGGTCGCCGCGCTGAACGCACTCGCGCCCGCGCTGCGCGCGAACGCGAGCGACGCGGAGCTCGACGCCGCCGCGGCGTGCGTCGAGCCCGAGCGCG of the Deltaproteobacteria bacterium genome contains:
- a CDS encoding deoxyhypusine synthase family protein, with amino-acid sequence MAIREFIETHFKHFNAAALVDAAKAYETHIAGGGRMLMTLAGAMSTAELGKSLAEMIRQGKVHAICSTGANLEEDLFNLVAHDHYVRIPNYRDLSPADEKELEKAGRNRVTDTCIPEAEAFRAIEKPILDLWTRAEQRGERFFPYEFFYQLLREGRVRDAYQIDPKNSWLVAACEKDLPIFVPGWEDSTLGNIFVSHVLSGDIKSYSTVKSGLETMGALARWYVHTTMGKTLEELPEVEGSHDEGVVEMRAIAGNEALRTVGFFQIGGGIAGDFPICVVPMIHQDLRRPCPYWGYFCQISDSTTSYGSYSGAVPNEKITWGKLDVTTPRFVIESDATIVAPLIFAHVLGW
- a CDS encoding TerC family protein, which translates into the protein MAELLTSENLIALLTLAGLEIVLGIDNIVFISILCGKLPPDQQVKARQIGLGLAMGMRILLLLAISWVMGLTQPLFSVMSHSFTGRDLILLFGGLFLVAKATWEIHDKLEGEAHGPEGKQATAAFGAILFQIVLLDLVFSLDSVITAVGMASEIAIMIAAVVIAVGVMLVFAGAISAFIERHPTMKMLALSFLLLIGVVLVADGFGQHVSKGYIYFAMAFSLFVEIMNIRIRKPHAPPVHLHQSYVDEGAAKS
- a CDS encoding MFS transporter — protein: MRLSRGALIALFAATFLDEFASGVAPVSAPDLADEFGLAPGFASGLVIAAYMSLALLVEAPILAWAERWRVRAVSASALAVLAAAMALSAAAPNVWVLLAALALYGPASGIALAASEGTLVEARPHERERTLTRLTFAGIAGDALVPLLLLAAVPLGLGWRAVAWLAAAAALALAVVHWRTPSLDRPFALDGDGEVDDEGAGEGEPRPPLRELAHVVRNNPALVGWLAVALVSELLDEVLVAFSAAHLAEFATPQQRMLVIGAWTLGDVVGIVLLDAALHRVRPLRALRFSAVVAALALVAFWLTRSPVLAALALGFVGAASITFHPLLRARAYAALPGRPAMVNAINALLQPAHLASPLALAWIAGAHGTSAAMGLLCLAPIAVAVAAFRARDVHSAA
- a CDS encoding translocation/assembly module TamB domain-containing protein: MRRTLLIALAALAGFGAALVWAAQSEAALAWFSARVSTISGGRVAIEGASGSLLGPLRAERVLVKTGETLTTAERVEITPRWGALAQQRLSIDTLSVGHLHVEPGPRRDEPPTVPPKIGMPFTIEARRVAITRLTIGDGGEFSGVRGSLRLGTDALEATLDAMAAPWGRFSGQARVGGERPFPLSGDVRFARDALPRMRAHLVASGSLMDAELALRGTLAESVVTGAAGFSSFARPWLGAITLRSEHLDTAKFVASESAPHSDLAVAIDARGATDVLLRGALRAENEAAGPVSQARVPLERVTAALAVDGGTLAFSEIAGDLGAAGAARGTGVLESGELRLDLALERLDLRALHENLVATQLAGDADIAIDAARLEAQLALREPGREITGLLVREGDGVRADDVRIAIGGGVIAGSGAWDGASAFSARAKFAEFDPAALGDFPSAMLSGELDAAGELGTRWNARLDYALTGSRYRGRALEGRGVLTLEAGRVRDADAELRLGANRLLAKGAFGAPGDALDLTIAAPDLGALGGDFRGQLSVEARLTGSLDSPGGTLSADASELALPGGVAIGALALDAGITGDSREIDAELRASALSIAGASIDAASATARGPLAAHALELRASGSGVSLSASLAGGWDGAWSGRALALEVAGRLPARLIEPAALRWAPPGEVSFGPARIAALGGELAVGTFELSERRLETAGVASDLSLADALTAVGGDASAAGDLRARGVWVVPRDPAQLGQVRLELASGDAQLGGAPLGVRALGIDAALGASVAHVTASVSGERLGEATLRADLRAAPGRALLARTSALDAQLDAEVSSIRALGGLLGISARVEGRASLALRAGGTAGKPALSGDVNGEALRFDWPTAGIALRDGKLTARLTTDTLHVDALSFTASKGAISASGSAPLDGSPATLAWKAEGLRVLDRPDRNLEVSGDGSAKIGLRGVELRGELRADRGYLELPRTLQARLGDDVVVLGRERAPSAAQRARLDLDLMLDAGKDLRVVGSGLDTFLRGKLRVKTLADGTLVAFGEIDASRGTYRAFGQKLEIERGALIFNGAIDDPALDALALRKNLPVEAGVELTGTLKSPLARLTSNPPVPDSEKLSWIVLGHGVSDASSADTALLQAAAATIFEGDSAVPISQRIARGVGLDEISLRNTGERAQADASSRAVALGKRLTDKLYLEYEYGLEAASHLVRLHYALSRAFSVRAETTGETSNLGVNYRKSWD
- a CDS encoding outer membrane protein assembly factor, with translation MIEAPARRIELGAGYGTDAHGNGSIEFRDHDIASSALRLRARVEADFLEQGVETELSLPERFGWSDSAGLRFEHSDIEDLVTDEVSLVAKSSALDEFSRPAFSATFAFSRQKAAGVLSESVHALLVEYAHTWRATDDLLTPRRGWMAQLQIGAAPPGVSTRTFGRATARAAYYVPLTPRDDLALRVEAGGVLAKRSSGIPQSMLFRTGGSTSVRGYDLESLGDDESGAVLGGRYFALASVEATHWWNERLGTAAFVDAGSAWNEWAGIALGYGLGMRARSPIGPLRIDVAYGQDDGTVRLHFSLGLTF
- a CDS encoding PaaI family thioesterase produces the protein MNSSAEGETRLPGKEVAAQLTPQNDNWTRALGLEFVTVTPKRVVANLEAGPQHHQPYGVLHGGVYCSIVEAVASYGAGNAALANGQRGVLGVANSTDFFRSHSAGRLVCEGLPVHTGRSAHVWEVTVKRASDGKLVARGQVRFHVLQELPEERRPEHADLEGRD
- a CDS encoding LLM class flavin-dependent oxidoreductase, whose product is MAEYADARGFTAISLSEHHAVDDGFLPSPIVLAAALAARTSKLRITISALLATLYDPVKLAEDLAVLDLTSRGRVSTTLGMGYRPEEYASFGKDFAARGKLLDECIELLLKAWSGEPFEWRGRTVRVTPRSFTQPHPPVNAGGQSLAGARRAARFGLPYQPASNDAEMISLYQSECARLGKKPVVLPPGSGETFWVARDPEKAWRELGPYLLYEATTYSSWQPAYQQSSTVHSRAKSIEDLRAEGKFRVLTPDECVARAKAQGPWSTFVLYPLCGGTPPELGWESVKLFAEEVLPRV
- a CDS encoding FAD-dependent oxidoreductase encodes the protein MTTPILIVGAGPAGASLAYALAARGVAVTLVERQRDFAREFRGEALMPSGVDALAQLGLGDVIPSVPHRVPDAIELFRGRKLVARVRASEVLPPGVHAYTVSQPHLLEAIVARASQHAGFTLLRGAAVRELLRNAAGRVCGVRVDGEGGARELAARFVVGADGRASVVRRGGGFAVTQIWAPMDVVWARLPWPACYVDAQPVRGYVGHGHLLIALPSPSGGLQVAWVIRKGTYGDLRSRGIEDWVRAMADHVSPDLAEHFRASAAAVSRPFLLDAETDRVRGWAKPGALLIGDAAHTMSPVGAQGINVALRDAVAALNALAPALRANASDAELDAAAACVEPERGPEIDEIQGLARRPPVVVMGTYPGAEWVRALLLGLATSPLGRRAVARVGAKFLCGTREVKLVA